In one window of Actinomycetota bacterium DNA:
- a CDS encoding integrase core domain-containing protein → IGLFEVVFSDITEIRFAQGRVYLAASLEAVSKRLIGHSASRSPDSNLVVGVCRQAKAYLKKLGVNLSGVIFHQDQGSVYTGYEYAGYLVRDSIKISYSRIATPSDNPDMESFFGRLKDEWGDVFAAAQTESEVIELINKALSYYNERRRHSAINYFAPDEFIKRELAAATA, encoded by the coding sequence CATCGGGCTCTTTGAGGTCGTCTTCTCCGACATTACCGAGATACGGTTCGCTCAGGGCAGAGTATATTTGGCGGCATCCCTTGAAGCAGTATCAAAGCGACTCATCGGGCATAGCGCGTCAAGAAGCCCAGACAGTAATCTGGTTGTCGGGGTATGTCGTCAAGCAAAAGCGTATTTGAAAAAGCTAGGAGTTAATCTGTCCGGCGTCATCTTCCACCAGGACCAGGGCAGCGTCTATACAGGTTATGAGTATGCGGGATACTTAGTGCGCGACAGCATCAAGATATCGTATAGCCGCATTGCAACACCCTCGGATAATCCCGATATGGAGTCCTTCTTCGGCAGGCTCAAGGACGAGTGGGGGGATGTATTTGCCGCTGCTCAAACAGAAAGCGAGGTGATAGAGCTTATCAACAAAGCGCTCTCGTACTATAATGAAAGGCGTCGGCACTCGGCAATCAATTACTTTGCGCCGGATGAGTTCATCAAGCGAGAGCTTGCAGCAGCGACAGCGTAA